The following are encoded together in the Juglans microcarpa x Juglans regia isolate MS1-56 chromosome 2D, Jm3101_v1.0, whole genome shotgun sequence genome:
- the LOC121249880 gene encoding probable methionine--tRNA ligase isoform X2 produces MGDRKEDIRGEEEGCQKIPKLPIPGKRNILITSALPYVNNVPHLGNIIGCVLSADVFARYCRLRGYNVIYICGTDEYGTATETKAMEENCTPQEICDKYHAIHKEVYNWFNISFDEFGRTSTPQQTDVCQDIFKKLMENNWLSENTIQQVCRTTPQIRDTNHLFLELPLLKDKLEEYINAMSVVGSWSQNAIQATYAWLTGGLKPRCITRDLKWGVPVPHEKFKDKVFYVWFDAPIGYISITACYTPDWEKWWKNPENVELYQFMGKDNVPFHTVMFPSTLLGTGESWTLMKSISVTEYLNYEAGKFSKSKGTGVFGNDAKGTNIPPEVWRYYLLTNRPEVSDTLFTWTDLQTKLNTELLNNLGNFINRVLSFIVKPPGLGYGSIIPDAQGAESHLLTKTLAEKVGNYVDQYVEAMEKVKLKQALKIGMSISSEGNAYLQESQFWKLYKQDQASCSVVMRTSVGLVYLLASLLEPFMPSFSVKVLKQLNLPPDRTLPLSDEAGDLGKARKPWEVIPAGHKIGTPDPLFKEMKDEDVAFFQMKFSGRQADRAV; encoded by the exons ATGGGAGACCGCAAGGAAGACATACGAGGAGAAGAGGAAGGTTGTCAGAAAATTCCAAAGTTGCCTATACCTGGGAAGAGGAACATACTCATCACAAGCGCTTTGCCTTACGTCAACAACGTCCCTCATCTCGGAAACATCATCGGCT GTGTTCTAAGTGCCGATGTGTTTGCTCGATATTGCCGTCTTCGTGGCTACAATGTGATATACATATGTGGAACTGATGAGTATGGAACAGCAACAGAGACAAAGGCTATGGAGGAGAACTGTACCCCACAAGAGATTTGTGACAA ATACCATGCAATTCATAAGGAAGTCTACAATTGGTTCAACATTAGTTTTGATGAATTTGGGCGCACATCAACTCCTCAACAAACTGATGTTTGCCAAGACATTTTCAAGAAACTGATGGAGAACAATTGGCTGTCTGAGAACACAATACAACAG GTATGTCGGACAACTCCACAAATTCGTGATACGAACCATTTATTTCTAGAGCTCCCACTGCTGAAGGATAAATTGGAGGAATATATCAATGCCATGTCAGTTGTAGGGTCTTGGAGCCAGAATGCCATTCAAGCTACATATGCATGGCTTACAGGAGGCCTGAAGCCCCGATGTATTACCAGGGATCTTAAGTGGGGGGTTCCTGTTCCGCATGAGAAATTTAAGGATAAG GTTTTCTATGTATGGTTTGATGCACCTATTGGTTATATCTCGATCACTGCATGCTACACACCTGACTGGGAGAAGTGGTGGAAGAACCCTGAAAACGTGGAGCTGTATCAATTCATGGGGAAGGATAATGTGCCATTCCACACT GTGATGTTTCCATCCACACTTCTTGGAACAGGAGAAAGCTGGACGTTGATGAAGAGCATTAGTGTGACAGAATATTTAAACTATGAAGCAG GAAAGTTCTCTAAAAGCAAGGGCACGGGTGTTTTTGGCAATGATGCGAAAGGTACCAACATTCCCCCAGAAGTGTGGCGATACTACTTGCTGACTAACAGACCGGAG GTCTCGGACACATTGTTTACATGGACAGACTTGCAAACAAAACTAAATACCGAGCTACTAAATAATTTGGGCAATTTCATTAACAGAGTACTGAGTTTCATTGTCAAACCTCCAG GACTAGGATATGGATCTATCATTCCTGATGCACAAGGGGCAGAATCACATCTCTTGACAAAAACATTGGCAGAAAAAGTTGGTAACTATGTGGACCAATATGTGGAGGCAATGGAAAAG GTAAAACTTAAGCAGGCATTGAAAATCGGAATGAGCATTTCTAGTGAGGGGAATGCATATCTGCAA GAGAGCCAGTTCTGGAAGCTATACAAGCAAGACCAAGCTTCCTGTTCTGTTGTTATGAGAACTTCTGTAGGGCTGGTTTATCTTCTTGCATCTTTGTTAGAACCTTTCATGCCATCATTTTCTGTCAAG GTGCTAAAGCAGCTTAATTTGCCTCCCGATAGAACACTTCCTCTTTCCGACGAAGCTGGAGATCTTGGAAAGGCAAGAAAACCTTGGGAAGTTATACCTGCTGGTCATAAAATTGGGACACCAGATCCTCTGTTTAAGGAAATG AAAGATGAGGATGTGGCATTTTTTCAGATGAAGTTTTCTGGAAGACAAGCTGATAGGGCTGTATAA
- the LOC121249880 gene encoding probable methionine--tRNA ligase isoform X1 codes for MGDRKEDIRGEEEGCQKIPKLPIPGKRNILITSALPYVNNVPHLGNIIGCVLSADVFARYCRLRGYNVIYICGTDEYGTATETKAMEENCTPQEICDKYHAIHKEVYNWFNISFDEFGRTSTPQQTDVCQDIFKKLMENNWLSENTIQQFYCDNCNRFLADRLVEGTCPFPSCNYDSARGDQCEKCCEMLNSTELTNPRCKVCRTTPQIRDTNHLFLELPLLKDKLEEYINAMSVVGSWSQNAIQATYAWLTGGLKPRCITRDLKWGVPVPHEKFKDKVFYVWFDAPIGYISITACYTPDWEKWWKNPENVELYQFMGKDNVPFHTVMFPSTLLGTGESWTLMKSISVTEYLNYEAGKFSKSKGTGVFGNDAKGTNIPPEVWRYYLLTNRPEVSDTLFTWTDLQTKLNTELLNNLGNFINRVLSFIVKPPGLGYGSIIPDAQGAESHLLTKTLAEKVGNYVDQYVEAMEKVKLKQALKIGMSISSEGNAYLQESQFWKLYKQDQASCSVVMRTSVGLVYLLASLLEPFMPSFSVKVLKQLNLPPDRTLPLSDEAGDLGKARKPWEVIPAGHKIGTPDPLFKEMKDEDVAFFQMKFSGRQADRAV; via the exons ATGGGAGACCGCAAGGAAGACATACGAGGAGAAGAGGAAGGTTGTCAGAAAATTCCAAAGTTGCCTATACCTGGGAAGAGGAACATACTCATCACAAGCGCTTTGCCTTACGTCAACAACGTCCCTCATCTCGGAAACATCATCGGCT GTGTTCTAAGTGCCGATGTGTTTGCTCGATATTGCCGTCTTCGTGGCTACAATGTGATATACATATGTGGAACTGATGAGTATGGAACAGCAACAGAGACAAAGGCTATGGAGGAGAACTGTACCCCACAAGAGATTTGTGACAA ATACCATGCAATTCATAAGGAAGTCTACAATTGGTTCAACATTAGTTTTGATGAATTTGGGCGCACATCAACTCCTCAACAAACTGATGTTTGCCAAGACATTTTCAAGAAACTGATGGAGAACAATTGGCTGTCTGAGAACACAATACAACAG tTCTATTGTGACAACTGCAATCGATTCTTGGCTGATCGGCTTGTGGAAGGCACCTGCCCATTTCCAAGTTGTAATTATGATTCTGCACGTGGGGACCAATGTGAAAAGTGTTGTGAGATGCTAAATTCTACCGAACTTACAAATCCTAGATGTAAG GTATGTCGGACAACTCCACAAATTCGTGATACGAACCATTTATTTCTAGAGCTCCCACTGCTGAAGGATAAATTGGAGGAATATATCAATGCCATGTCAGTTGTAGGGTCTTGGAGCCAGAATGCCATTCAAGCTACATATGCATGGCTTACAGGAGGCCTGAAGCCCCGATGTATTACCAGGGATCTTAAGTGGGGGGTTCCTGTTCCGCATGAGAAATTTAAGGATAAG GTTTTCTATGTATGGTTTGATGCACCTATTGGTTATATCTCGATCACTGCATGCTACACACCTGACTGGGAGAAGTGGTGGAAGAACCCTGAAAACGTGGAGCTGTATCAATTCATGGGGAAGGATAATGTGCCATTCCACACT GTGATGTTTCCATCCACACTTCTTGGAACAGGAGAAAGCTGGACGTTGATGAAGAGCATTAGTGTGACAGAATATTTAAACTATGAAGCAG GAAAGTTCTCTAAAAGCAAGGGCACGGGTGTTTTTGGCAATGATGCGAAAGGTACCAACATTCCCCCAGAAGTGTGGCGATACTACTTGCTGACTAACAGACCGGAG GTCTCGGACACATTGTTTACATGGACAGACTTGCAAACAAAACTAAATACCGAGCTACTAAATAATTTGGGCAATTTCATTAACAGAGTACTGAGTTTCATTGTCAAACCTCCAG GACTAGGATATGGATCTATCATTCCTGATGCACAAGGGGCAGAATCACATCTCTTGACAAAAACATTGGCAGAAAAAGTTGGTAACTATGTGGACCAATATGTGGAGGCAATGGAAAAG GTAAAACTTAAGCAGGCATTGAAAATCGGAATGAGCATTTCTAGTGAGGGGAATGCATATCTGCAA GAGAGCCAGTTCTGGAAGCTATACAAGCAAGACCAAGCTTCCTGTTCTGTTGTTATGAGAACTTCTGTAGGGCTGGTTTATCTTCTTGCATCTTTGTTAGAACCTTTCATGCCATCATTTTCTGTCAAG GTGCTAAAGCAGCTTAATTTGCCTCCCGATAGAACACTTCCTCTTTCCGACGAAGCTGGAGATCTTGGAAAGGCAAGAAAACCTTGGGAAGTTATACCTGCTGGTCATAAAATTGGGACACCAGATCCTCTGTTTAAGGAAATG AAAGATGAGGATGTGGCATTTTTTCAGATGAAGTTTTCTGGAAGACAAGCTGATAGGGCTGTATAA